The Streptomyces noursei ATCC 11455 sequence ACTCACCGCCGCCCAGGATGGTGAGCGCGAGGTCGGCGGCATCGGCCTCGCGGGTGCCGTCGTGCGGGAGGCGGTAGGCGGCCATCAGGGCACGGGAGGGGACGTCCTCCTCCACGACCGTGCGGATCTGGTCGCCGATGGTGTCGGGCAGACCGCCGTCGCGGGGCGGCTGCTTGCCGTCGTGCGACGGGATCGAGCCGAAGTACTTCTCCACCCAGGCCAGCGTCTGCTCGGGGTCGATGTCGCCCACGATGGACAGGACCGCGTTGTTGGGCGCGTAGTAGGTGCGGAAGAAGGCCCGCGCGTCCTCCAGGGAGGCGGCGTCGAGGTCGGCCATCGACCCGATGGGGGTGTGGTGGTACGGGTGGCCCTCCGGGTAGGACATGGCCGTCAGCTTCTCGAAGGCCGTGCCGTAGGGGACGTTGTCGTAGCGCTGACGGCGCTCGTTCTTGACGACGTCGCGCTGGTTCTCCAGGGACTCGTCGTCGAGTGCGACCAGCAGCGAGCCCATCCGGTCCGCCTCCAGCCAGAGGGCGAGCTCCAGCTCGTGGGCGGGCATGGTCTCGAAGTAGTTGGTGCGCTCGAAGCTGGTGGTCCCGTTGAGCGAGCCACCGGCGCCCTGGACGAGCTCGAAGTGGCCGTTGCCCTTCACCTGCGCGGACCCCTGGAACATCAGGTGCTCGAAGAGGTGAGCCAGGCCCGTACGGCCCTTGACCTCGTGGCGCGAGCCGACGTCGTACCAGAGGCAGACGGCTGCCACCGGCGTCAGATGGTCTTCGGAGAGCACCACGCGCAGGCCGTTGGCCAGCCGGTGCTCGGTCGCTGTCAGGCCGCCGGAGCCGGCTTGTTCTGTGGCCGTGTGACCCATGGGCATGTACGTCCCTTCGATCCGCTTGCGAGGAAGTTCTGTCACTGTATGCAACCGCGTCGGCATCTGGCGAAGTTCCCGTGAGGAAGGCCCCGAACGTGCGCCGTGGGCGCCTGCGGGGCGTCAAGGGGGGAGTCGTGGTGAGCGTTGTCAGTGGGGCGGTCCACAATGGTCCGCGTCAGACTCATCGGACTCGCCGGTCGGTCCGCCGGCCGGCCGGTCAACGTTGATCCCAGTGTGGGTCCGAAGCGTTGACCCAACAGCGTTGATCACACATCGGCAGTAGACGCAGCAAAAGGAGCCGCAGCCGCGATGGCCCGCCGCAGCACGAAGACCCCGCCGCCGGACGACTTCGAGGAGAGGATCCTCGACATCGACGTCGTCGATGAGATGCAGGGTTCCTTCCTTGAATACGCGTACTCGGTCATCTACTCGCGCGCCCTGCCGGACGCCCGCGACGGTCTCAAGCCCGTACACCGCCGCATCCTCTACCAGATGAACGAAATGAGCCTGCGGCCCGACCGCGGCTATGTGAAGTGCGCCCGGGTCGTCGGCGAGGTGATGGGTAAGCTCCACCCGCACGGCGACGCGTCGATCTACGACGCCCTGGTGCGCATGGCGCAGCCGTTCTCCATGCGGCTGCCCCTGGTGGACGGGCACGGCAACTTCGGTTCCCTGGGCAATGACGACCCGCCCGCCGCGATGCGGTACACCGAGTGCCGGATGGCGTCGGCGACGTCCCTGATGACGGAGTCCATCGACGAGGACACCGTCGATTTCACGCCCAACTACGACGGCCAGGAGCAGGAGCCGGTCGCCCTCCCCGCCGCGTACCCGAACCTTCTCGTCAACGGGTCGTCCGGGATCGCCGTCGGTATGGCGACGAACATGCCGCCGCACAACCTCGGCGAGGTGATCGCCGCGGCCCGCCACCTGATCAAGCACCCGAACGCCGACCTCGACACCCTGATGCGCTTCGTACCGGGTCCGGACCTGCCGACGGGCGGCCGGATCGTGGGCCTGGGCGGTGTACGGGACGCGTACGAGAAGGGCCGCGGCACGTTCAAGATCCGCGCCACGGTCACGGTGGAGGACGTCACGGCCCGCCGCAAGGGGCTGGTCGTCACCGAACTCCCCTTCACGGTCGGCCCGGAGAAGGTCGTCTCCAAGATCAAGGATCTGGTGGGGGCCAAGAAGCTCCAGGGCATCGCGGACGTGAAGGACCTCACCGACCGCGA is a genomic window containing:
- a CDS encoding M16 family metallopeptidase, translated to MGHTATEQAGSGGLTATEHRLANGLRVVLSEDHLTPVAAVCLWYDVGSRHEVKGRTGLAHLFEHLMFQGSAQVKGNGHFELVQGAGGSLNGTTSFERTNYFETMPAHELELALWLEADRMGSLLVALDDESLENQRDVVKNERRQRYDNVPYGTAFEKLTAMSYPEGHPYHHTPIGSMADLDAASLEDARAFFRTYYAPNNAVLSIVGDIDPEQTLAWVEKYFGSIPSHDGKQPPRDGGLPDTIGDQIRTVVEEDVPSRALMAAYRLPHDGTREADAADLALTILGGGESSRLYNRLVRRDRSAVAAGFGLLRLAGAPSLGWLDVKASGGVEVPAIEAAVDEELARFAEEGPTPEEMERAQAQLEREWLDRLATVSGRADELCRFAVLFGDPQLALTAVQRVLEISPLEVQTIAKARLRPDNRAVLVYEPTAQTDAAGTEEEEAAK